The Montipora capricornis isolate CH-2021 chromosome 6, ASM3666992v2, whole genome shotgun sequence genome has a window encoding:
- the LOC138052830 gene encoding centrosomal protein of 85 kDa-like isoform X2 produces the protein MIKLMSSSQYNPADVTYWSSPRLKKTVNGDGVNIDLNHNIGDSLKSAQSVTKSFSEPSSPQLWHKVSTTESDEMPEKNHILQNGSASGRQRGISLTRQASESTELADLLAEHQERQLRSMQGLNVGVHRKWGSSSKMNELHVQTNLPIQSLNPTVVRHLEQIPLNNGATMAVHPGHGLFRQDNQQVMQSGAPFSTTMPATSTGSYSQTVTFGQVKDSASMLRSSPLSGLGEVYSSNSGQTSSSISPSSDDSDKWSSYLRAKDELIGQKDQIIDRQKQSIFELQQQLLHQANAVQQLMPSHLPLNRAQSMGENTSLSFKLQECQYENAQMRAHLSEKDLTIGKLQKKLGEKEYLLENMEASMKDSTTSSRQALEELQQKCAEQENTRAELNSKLEQLETEKLKLKREKQSLERYLKDVPTVEEHQKLTKTLKDVREECGKLKETISSKDKKLARMNKAFGNKDDEARKLAFENTALKENVQRLQVSLNKISNDGPVSIINFEDLKMENERLQSELDRTNKVLENKHKKMKALHYQTQKEQNSLQERLGQEEDMVNALRKELVEKENVLEEMKKALKEIAAHNQDLLEENLNLQSSCTELTKLSSKEKSDAQRKLWKELSDCTSELKAVIQVCQERKEGKDPDMSVLLGLRSTSADDEENESAAFFDDMNAIKSKLNGVKRLRLDVEGLRKFISDQYAEDIGNNCRMQ, from the exons ATGATAA AGCTGATGTCTTCATCTCAATACAATCCTGCAGACGTGACCTATTGGTCTTCTCCAAGACTGAAGAAAACAGTCAATGGTGATGGTGTAAACATTGACCTCAATCACAACATTGGAGATTCACTTAAAAGTGCTCAAAGTGTCACCAAATCTTTCAGCGAACCGTCCTCTCCACAGCTATGGCATAAAG TGTCAACGACAGAAAGTGATGAAATGCCAGAGAAGAACCACATATTGCAAAATGGATCTGCCAGTGGTAGACAAAGGGGTATTTCTCTTACAAGGCAGGCAAGTGAGAGCACAGAGCTAGCCGATCTCCTGgcagaacatcaagaaagacaACTACGAAGCATGCAGGGGTTGAATGTTGGGGTACACAGAAAGTGGGGATCCAGTTCAAAAATGAACGAGCTCCATGTACAGACAAATTTACCTATACAAAGTTTGAACCCCACCGTAGTGCGACATTTGGAGCAAATTCCATTAAATAACGGTGCCACAATGGCTGTTCATCCTGGACATGGATTGTTTCGTCAAGACAATCAACAGGTCATGCAATCTg GTGCCCCATTTTCTACAACAATGCCAGCAACATCAACAGGGTCTTATTCTCAGACTGTAACCTTTGGTCAAGTCAAAGATAGTGCAAGTATGCTTCGTAGCAGCCCCCTTAGTGGTCTTGGAGAGGTCTACTCCAGTAATTCTGGCCAAACGTCAAGTTCCATAAGCCCATCCAGTGATGACAGTGACAAGTGGAGCTCGTACTTGAGAGCAAAAGATGAGCTTATTGGGCAGAAAGATCAGATTATTGACAG ACAAAAGCAAAGCATCTTTGAACTTCAACAGCAGTTGCTTCATCAAGCAAATGCAGTGCAACAGCTTATGCCATCTCACTTGCCTTTGAATCGGGCACAAAGCATGGGAGAAAACACCTCATTGTCATTCAAGCTACAGGAATGTCAGTACGAGAATGCTCAGATGAGAGCGCACCTTTCAGAGAAAGACTTGACCATTGGTAAACTTCAGAAAAAGCTTGG GGAAAAGGAATACCTTTTGGAAAACATGGAAGCAAGCATGAAAGACTCTACGACGTCGAGTAGACAAGCACTTGAGGAGCTCCAGCAGAAG TGTGCAGAACAAGAAAACACACGAGCCGAGTTAAACAGTAAGCTGGAACAACTTGAAACCGAGAAACTGAAGTTAAA ACGTGAAAAGCAGAGCTTGGAAAGATACTTGAAGGATGTACCCACAGTGGAAGAGCATCAAAAATTAACGAAAACT CTGAAGGATGTTCGCGAGGAGTGCGGAAAGCTAAAAGAAACAATTTCCTCAAAAGACAAGAAATTAGCACGAATGAATAAAGCTTTTGGAAATAAG GATGACGAAGCCAGAAAACTAGCATTTGAGAATACTGCGTTGAAGGAAAACGTGCAAAG GCTGCAGGTTTCTCTAAACAAAATCAGCAATGACGGTCCAGTGTCAATTATAAACTTTGAAGACCTTAAGATGGAGAACGAGAGATTACAGAGTGAACTTGACCGAACAAACAAG GTGTTGGAGAATAAGCACAAGAAGATGAAGGCGCTGCACTATCAAACGCAGAAAGAACAAAACAGCTTACAGGAGCGCCTAGGGCAAGAAGAG GACATGGTCAACGCTTTGCGGAAAGAACTTGTAGAGAAAGAGAATGTTCTGGAAGAAATGAAGAAGGCTCTCAAggag ATTGCCGCTCATAACCAAGATCTACTAGAAGAAAACCTAAATCTCCAAAGCAGTTGTACGGAG CTTACAAAACTCAGCTCGAAGGAGAAGTCAGATGCACAGAGAAAACTTTGGAAAGAG CTGTCAGACTGCACATCGGAGCTCAAAGCTGTGATTCAAGTTTgtcaagaaagaaaggaaggcAAAGATCCTGACATGTCTGTTCTACTTGGTCTCAGAT CTACATCAGCAGACgatgaagaaaatgaaagtgCTGCATTCTTTGATGACATGAATGCAATAAAATCCAAGTTGAATGGTGTAAAAAGGCTCCGGTTAGACGTGGAAGGTTTAAGAAAATTTATCTCGGACCAGTATGCCGAGGACATTGGAAATAACTGTAGAATGCAGTGA
- the LOC138052830 gene encoding centrosomal protein of 85 kDa-like isoform X1 yields the protein MNISATTFFSLELMSSSQYNPADVTYWSSPRLKKTVNGDGVNIDLNHNIGDSLKSAQSVTKSFSEPSSPQLWHKVSTTESDEMPEKNHILQNGSASGRQRGISLTRQASESTELADLLAEHQERQLRSMQGLNVGVHRKWGSSSKMNELHVQTNLPIQSLNPTVVRHLEQIPLNNGATMAVHPGHGLFRQDNQQVMQSGAPFSTTMPATSTGSYSQTVTFGQVKDSASMLRSSPLSGLGEVYSSNSGQTSSSISPSSDDSDKWSSYLRAKDELIGQKDQIIDRQKQSIFELQQQLLHQANAVQQLMPSHLPLNRAQSMGENTSLSFKLQECQYENAQMRAHLSEKDLTIGKLQKKLGEKEYLLENMEASMKDSTTSSRQALEELQQKCAEQENTRAELNSKLEQLETEKLKLKREKQSLERYLKDVPTVEEHQKLTKTLKDVREECGKLKETISSKDKKLARMNKAFGNKDDEARKLAFENTALKENVQRLQVSLNKISNDGPVSIINFEDLKMENERLQSELDRTNKVLENKHKKMKALHYQTQKEQNSLQERLGQEEDMVNALRKELVEKENVLEEMKKALKEIAAHNQDLLEENLNLQSSCTELTKLSSKEKSDAQRKLWKELSDCTSELKAVIQVCQERKEGKDPDMSVLLGLRSTSADDEENESAAFFDDMNAIKSKLNGVKRLRLDVEGLRKFISDQYAEDIGNNCRMQ from the exons ATGAATATATCTGCAACTACTTTTTTCTCTCTAGAGCTGATGTCTTCATCTCAATACAATCCTGCAGACGTGACCTATTGGTCTTCTCCAAGACTGAAGAAAACAGTCAATGGTGATGGTGTAAACATTGACCTCAATCACAACATTGGAGATTCACTTAAAAGTGCTCAAAGTGTCACCAAATCTTTCAGCGAACCGTCCTCTCCACAGCTATGGCATAAAG TGTCAACGACAGAAAGTGATGAAATGCCAGAGAAGAACCACATATTGCAAAATGGATCTGCCAGTGGTAGACAAAGGGGTATTTCTCTTACAAGGCAGGCAAGTGAGAGCACAGAGCTAGCCGATCTCCTGgcagaacatcaagaaagacaACTACGAAGCATGCAGGGGTTGAATGTTGGGGTACACAGAAAGTGGGGATCCAGTTCAAAAATGAACGAGCTCCATGTACAGACAAATTTACCTATACAAAGTTTGAACCCCACCGTAGTGCGACATTTGGAGCAAATTCCATTAAATAACGGTGCCACAATGGCTGTTCATCCTGGACATGGATTGTTTCGTCAAGACAATCAACAGGTCATGCAATCTg GTGCCCCATTTTCTACAACAATGCCAGCAACATCAACAGGGTCTTATTCTCAGACTGTAACCTTTGGTCAAGTCAAAGATAGTGCAAGTATGCTTCGTAGCAGCCCCCTTAGTGGTCTTGGAGAGGTCTACTCCAGTAATTCTGGCCAAACGTCAAGTTCCATAAGCCCATCCAGTGATGACAGTGACAAGTGGAGCTCGTACTTGAGAGCAAAAGATGAGCTTATTGGGCAGAAAGATCAGATTATTGACAG ACAAAAGCAAAGCATCTTTGAACTTCAACAGCAGTTGCTTCATCAAGCAAATGCAGTGCAACAGCTTATGCCATCTCACTTGCCTTTGAATCGGGCACAAAGCATGGGAGAAAACACCTCATTGTCATTCAAGCTACAGGAATGTCAGTACGAGAATGCTCAGATGAGAGCGCACCTTTCAGAGAAAGACTTGACCATTGGTAAACTTCAGAAAAAGCTTGG GGAAAAGGAATACCTTTTGGAAAACATGGAAGCAAGCATGAAAGACTCTACGACGTCGAGTAGACAAGCACTTGAGGAGCTCCAGCAGAAG TGTGCAGAACAAGAAAACACACGAGCCGAGTTAAACAGTAAGCTGGAACAACTTGAAACCGAGAAACTGAAGTTAAA ACGTGAAAAGCAGAGCTTGGAAAGATACTTGAAGGATGTACCCACAGTGGAAGAGCATCAAAAATTAACGAAAACT CTGAAGGATGTTCGCGAGGAGTGCGGAAAGCTAAAAGAAACAATTTCCTCAAAAGACAAGAAATTAGCACGAATGAATAAAGCTTTTGGAAATAAG GATGACGAAGCCAGAAAACTAGCATTTGAGAATACTGCGTTGAAGGAAAACGTGCAAAG GCTGCAGGTTTCTCTAAACAAAATCAGCAATGACGGTCCAGTGTCAATTATAAACTTTGAAGACCTTAAGATGGAGAACGAGAGATTACAGAGTGAACTTGACCGAACAAACAAG GTGTTGGAGAATAAGCACAAGAAGATGAAGGCGCTGCACTATCAAACGCAGAAAGAACAAAACAGCTTACAGGAGCGCCTAGGGCAAGAAGAG GACATGGTCAACGCTTTGCGGAAAGAACTTGTAGAGAAAGAGAATGTTCTGGAAGAAATGAAGAAGGCTCTCAAggag ATTGCCGCTCATAACCAAGATCTACTAGAAGAAAACCTAAATCTCCAAAGCAGTTGTACGGAG CTTACAAAACTCAGCTCGAAGGAGAAGTCAGATGCACAGAGAAAACTTTGGAAAGAG CTGTCAGACTGCACATCGGAGCTCAAAGCTGTGATTCAAGTTTgtcaagaaagaaaggaaggcAAAGATCCTGACATGTCTGTTCTACTTGGTCTCAGAT CTACATCAGCAGACgatgaagaaaatgaaagtgCTGCATTCTTTGATGACATGAATGCAATAAAATCCAAGTTGAATGGTGTAAAAAGGCTCCGGTTAGACGTGGAAGGTTTAAGAAAATTTATCTCGGACCAGTATGCCGAGGACATTGGAAATAACTGTAGAATGCAGTGA